A genomic segment from Thermoanaerobaculia bacterium encodes:
- a CDS encoding FG-GAP repeat protein gives METTWLNRRTSWSFAPRSTSAAVLLALGLALPAAPPVSAASVGLSSVRAQSFENEDLLFFVPETADRFGWSFASGDFNDDGYADLATGMPYDNGLAGSGLDDTGAVVVRWGGPGGLTPGLADTFLSQYASGSQSPPESGDEYGFALASGDFNGDGYADLAVGTPGDEDPCSPNVNRTGSVSIHYGVPGGIQLAAEHLVHESLGDAGGCYVSGHRFGAALAAGDFNLDGWSDLAVGVPQAIVPASPPVNAGRVIVLYGHFGGLVPIDFQKVDQSLPDVIGVPHDGNEFGAALTAVDLNHDFRDDLAVGVPGLLGSGAVQVFVGSSSGFDWTQSALWTEDLLIGGGASEFGDRFGQALAAGDFDYDGYDDLAMGDPSEDIGASANTGMVLLSFGSASALTPTRVKQYLQSSIFGLPSYDGPNENFGHALAAGDWNGDGAADLAMGIPLEDVGGADRGGVAVLTSFNVAGDYGAYRFLAIGNAGIPPSVQNSSDAGRALGVGDFDGDGYDDLVIGMPYWDSLDVVDSGRETVLYGSFFSDGFEGGSTFEWSATSP, from the coding sequence ATGGAAACCACCTGGCTGAACCGGCGCACGAGCTGGAGCTTCGCTCCCCGTTCGACGTCCGCCGCCGTGCTTCTCGCCCTCGGCCTCGCCCTGCCCGCCGCTCCGCCGGTGTCCGCGGCGTCCGTGGGGCTCTCGTCGGTGCGGGCGCAGAGCTTCGAGAACGAGGACCTGCTCTTTTTCGTTCCGGAGACCGCCGACCGCTTCGGCTGGTCGTTCGCGAGCGGCGACTTCAACGACGACGGCTACGCCGACCTCGCGACGGGGATGCCCTACGACAACGGCCTCGCCGGCAGCGGCCTCGACGACACCGGTGCCGTCGTCGTGCGCTGGGGCGGGCCCGGCGGGCTCACCCCCGGCCTCGCCGACACCTTCCTGTCGCAGTATGCGAGCGGCAGCCAGAGCCCGCCCGAGTCCGGAGACGAGTACGGCTTCGCACTCGCCTCGGGCGACTTCAACGGCGACGGCTACGCCGATCTCGCGGTCGGCACGCCCGGCGACGAAGACCCGTGCTCTCCCAACGTGAATCGCACGGGCAGCGTCTCGATTCACTACGGGGTGCCGGGCGGGATTCAGCTCGCGGCGGAGCATCTGGTTCACGAGAGCTTGGGGGATGCGGGTGGGTGTTACGTCAGCGGTCATCGCTTCGGCGCGGCGCTCGCCGCCGGCGATTTCAATCTGGACGGCTGGAGCGATCTGGCGGTCGGCGTGCCTCAGGCGATCGTCCCCGCCAGCCCCCCCGTCAACGCGGGTCGGGTCATCGTCCTCTACGGTCACTTCGGCGGTCTCGTTCCGATCGACTTCCAGAAGGTCGACCAGAGTCTTCCCGATGTCATTGGCGTCCCCCACGACGGCAACGAGTTCGGCGCAGCGCTCACGGCGGTCGATCTCAATCACGACTTCCGCGACGATCTGGCCGTGGGTGTTCCGGGTCTACTGGGGTCCGGCGCGGTGCAGGTCTTCGTCGGCAGCTCGTCCGGTTTCGACTGGACGCAGAGCGCCCTGTGGACCGAGGATCTTCTGATCGGCGGGGGTGCGAGCGAGTTCGGCGACCGCTTCGGTCAGGCGCTCGCCGCCGGCGACTTCGACTACGACGGCTACGACGACCTCGCGATGGGCGACCCTTCCGAGGATATCGGCGCGAGCGCCAACACCGGCATGGTTTTGCTCTCGTTCGGCTCGGCTTCCGCCCTGACGCCGACGCGCGTGAAGCAGTACCTCCAGAGCTCGATCTTCGGCCTGCCGTCCTACGACGGCCCGAACGAGAACTTCGGCCACGCCCTGGCCGCCGGCGACTGGAACGGCGACGGCGCCGCGGACCTCGCCATGGGGATTCCGCTCGAAGACGTCGGCGGCGCCGACCGCGGCGGCGTGGCGGTCCTCACGAGCTTCAACGTCGCCGGCGACTACGGCGCCTACCGCTTCCTCGCGATCGGCAACGCTGGGATTCCCCCCTCGGTGCAAAACAGCTCCGACGCCGGCCGCGCCCTCGGCGTCGGCGATTTCGACGGCGACGGCTACGACGACCTCGTCATCGGCATGCCCTACTGGGACTCCCTCGACGTCGTGGACAGCGGCCGCGAGACCGTGCTCTACGGCTCCTTCTTCTCCGACGGCTTCGAGGGCGGTTCGACCTTCGAGTGGAGCGCGACGTCGCCGTAG